From the genome of Candidatus Tectomicrobia bacterium:
CGACCACGTCCGCAGCCTGGTGAAGGTGCTCCCGCAGTAGCCGCCGTACCCACGCCACCGTCCCCGCCCCGCCTCCGGGCTGAGGAGGCGCGGGCGGGGCGGCGTTTTTCTCCGTCCTCCGCGCCGCCCGGGCTTCGGGCGGGGCCGGAGGCCCCGGACCCCCGCCGGGCCGGGAGAGGCGGGTTCCGTCTCAGCCGACCGGAGAGCCGGATGAACATTCACGAGTACCAGGGCAAGGAGCTGTTCCGGAAATACGGGGTGGCGGTCCCCCGGGGCGGGGTGGCCTCGACGCCTGAGGAGGCCGAGCGCGTCGCCACGGAGCTGGGCGGCGCGGTGGCCGTGAAGGCCCAGATTCACGCCGGGGGACGGGGCAAGGGCGGGGGCATCCAGCTGGCCAAGAGCCCCGCCGAGGCCAGGCAGGCCGCCTCCCGGATCATCGGCATGACGCTGGTGACCCACCAGACGGGCCCCCAGGGCCGCCTCGTGAAGAAAGTGTGGGTTGAGGAGGCCAGCCAGATCGAGCGCGAGCTCTACCTGAGCATCGTCCTCGACCGCGCGGCCGGGCGCCCCACCATCATGGCGAGCACCGAAGGCGGCATGGACATCGAGGAGGTGGCCGCCAAGACGCCCGAGAAGCTCCTCAAGGTGCCGGTGGACCCCGCCCTGGGCGCCTGGCCCTCCACTGCCCGCCGCGTGGCCTACGGCCTCGGGCTGACCGGGGCGCTGGCGGGCGAGGCCGTCAAGTTCCTCACCAGCCTCTACCGCTTCTACAGCGACATGGACTGCTCCCTGGTCGAGATCAACCCGCTCATCCAGACCAAGGACGGGCGCATCCTCGCCCTGGACGCCAAGGTGAACTTCGACGACAACGCGCTCTTCCGCCACCCCGACGTGGCCGCCCTGCGCGACCTGGACGAGGAGGACCCGCTGGAGGTCGAGGCCTCGAAGCACAGCCTGAACTACATCAAGCTGGACGGCGAGGTGGGCTGCATGGTGAACGGCGCGGGGCTCGCCATGGCCACCATGGACATCATCAAGCTGAGCGGCGCCTCGCCCGCCAACTTCCTCGACGTGGGCGGGGGGGCGAGCCGCGAGATGGTGGAGAACGCCTTCCGCATCCTCATGAGCGACAAGGCGGTCCGGGCCGTGCTCATCAACATCTTCGGCGGCATCCTGCGCTGCGACGTGCTGGCCCAGGGCGTGGTGGACGCCGTGAAGACGGTCAACGTGAACGTGCCTATCGTCATCCGCATGGAGGGCACGAACGTGGACAAGGGACGGGAGATCCTGCGGACCTCCGGCCTCGATTTCACCGTGGCGGACGGGATGGCCGACGCCGCGAAGAAGGTCGTCGCGGCCCTCGACCGCACGACCTAGGAGAGCGGGCGTGAGCATCCTCATCGGCAAGGAGACGCGGGTCCTCGTCCAGGGCATCACCGGCAAGGAGGGCAACTACCACGCGCAGCAGTGCATGCGCTACAGCCAGGAGTTCGCGGGAGGGGGCGGGGCCGTCGTCGCGGGCGTGACGCCCGGCAAGGGCGGCGGCAAGCTCGACGGCGCCCTGGAGAAGGTGCCCGTCTTCGACACCGTCGCCCAGGCCGTGGCGGCGACCGGGGCGAACGCCTCGCTCATCTTCGTCCCTCCGCCCTTCGCGGCGGACGCCATCGTCGAGTCCGTGGACGCGGGAGTGCCCTTCGTGGTCTGTATCACCGAGGGCATCCCGGTGCGCGACATGGTGTACGTGAAGCGCCACATGCAGGGCTCCCCCGCCGTCCTCATCGGCCCGAACTGCCCGGGCGTCATCACCCCCGGCGGCTGCAAGATGGGCATCATGCCGGGCCACATCCACAAGGAGGGCAGCATCGGGGTCATCTCGAAGAGCGGTACCCTCACCTACGAAGTGGTGGCCCAGCTCACCGCCCAGGGGCTCGGGCAGACGACCTGCGTGGGCATCGGGGGCGACCCGATCATCGGCACGATGTACATCGACCTCCTCAGGCGCTTCCAGGAGGATCCGGCGACCGAGGCCATCATCATGATCGGCGAGATCGGCGGCTCCGCCGAGCAGGACGCAGCGCGCTGGGCCAAGAAGAACGTGACCAAGCCGATGGTGGGTTTCATCGCGGGCCAGACGGCCCCCAAGGGCCGCCGCATGGGCCACGCCGGGGCCATCATCTCGGGAGGCGAGGGAACCGCCGCCGAGAAGATGCGCGTCATGGCCGAATGCGGCATCCGCGTCACCCAGAGCCCGGCCGAGATGGGCCTCACCATGGCGCGCGCCCTGGGCCGCGCCTGAGCCTCGGCCGGGGATTTTTCAGGATAGGAGAGGCGGCCGAATGGAGCGGACGTTCGCGATGATCAAGCCCGACGCCGTCGAGCGCGGGCTCGCGGGGAAGATCCTCTCCCGCATCGAGGGGGAGGGCTTCAAGATCGTGGGGATGCGGCTCGTGCGGATGACCAAGGCCCAGGCCGAAGGGTTCTACGCCGTGCACCGGGAGCGGCCCTTCTTCGGAGGCCTGACCGCCTACATGTCCTCGGGGCGGACGGTGGTGCTGGCGCTCGAGCGCCAGAACGCCATCCAGCACTGGCGCGACGTGATGGGCGCCACCGACCCGGCCAAGGCGGCGCCCGGCACCATCCGCAAGGAGTTCGGGGAGAGCATCGAGCGCAACGCCACCCACGGCTCGGACGCCCCCGGCACGGCCGCCTTCGAGCTGGGCTACTGGTTTCCGGGAGTATCGCTGCACGAAGGATAGAGAGCGGGCATCGGAACAAAGAATCAATGTGCGAGCCTTTTCTCCCTCCCCCTCCGGGGGAGGGAGGGGGCGGGGGGAGGGAGATGCGACGAGGATCATTCCCGGGTGAAGGGGGATAAATATGCGCCTGAAGGGGAAAGTCGCCATCGTCACCGGGGCCAGCCAGGGCATCGGCCAGGCCATCGCCCTGGCCTTCGCCCGCGAAGGGGCCAAGGTCGTCCTCGCCGCCCGGAACCGGGCCAACCTTGAGGGGACGGCGCGCAAGGTGGCGGCCCTCTCCAAGGAGTCGCTCGCCTCGCTCGTCGTGCCC
Proteins encoded in this window:
- the sucC gene encoding ADP-forming succinate--CoA ligase subunit beta; this encodes MNIHEYQGKELFRKYGVAVPRGGVASTPEEAERVATELGGAVAVKAQIHAGGRGKGGGIQLAKSPAEARQAASRIIGMTLVTHQTGPQGRLVKKVWVEEASQIERELYLSIVLDRAAGRPTIMASTEGGMDIEEVAAKTPEKLLKVPVDPALGAWPSTARRVAYGLGLTGALAGEAVKFLTSLYRFYSDMDCSLVEINPLIQTKDGRILALDAKVNFDDNALFRHPDVAALRDLDEEDPLEVEASKHSLNYIKLDGEVGCMVNGAGLAMATMDIIKLSGASPANFLDVGGGASREMVENAFRILMSDKAVRAVLINIFGGILRCDVLAQGVVDAVKTVNVNVPIVIRMEGTNVDKGREILRTSGLDFTVADGMADAAKKVVAALDRTT
- the sucD gene encoding succinate--CoA ligase subunit alpha, giving the protein MSILIGKETRVLVQGITGKEGNYHAQQCMRYSQEFAGGGGAVVAGVTPGKGGGKLDGALEKVPVFDTVAQAVAATGANASLIFVPPPFAADAIVESVDAGVPFVVCITEGIPVRDMVYVKRHMQGSPAVLIGPNCPGVITPGGCKMGIMPGHIHKEGSIGVISKSGTLTYEVVAQLTAQGLGQTTCVGIGGDPIIGTMYIDLLRRFQEDPATEAIIMIGEIGGSAEQDAARWAKKNVTKPMVGFIAGQTAPKGRRMGHAGAIISGGEGTAAEKMRVMAECGIRVTQSPAEMGLTMARALGRA
- the ndk gene encoding nucleoside-diphosphate kinase; its protein translation is MERTFAMIKPDAVERGLAGKILSRIEGEGFKIVGMRLVRMTKAQAEGFYAVHRERPFFGGLTAYMSSGRTVVLALERQNAIQHWRDVMGATDPAKAAPGTIRKEFGESIERNATHGSDAPGTAAFELGYWFPGVSLHEG